In Coffea arabica cultivar ET-39 chromosome 9e, Coffea Arabica ET-39 HiFi, whole genome shotgun sequence, the genomic window aataataagacattgcaattaaaaaaaattcaaaaattgagAAATTACCCCCGTGACCTTGACGTACTGCCCATCCACGGCACCTCTCAGCTCAGCGTCCGGGTATCTCCTTAAATATCCTAATAACCCTCTCTTCTTGTAGGCAAAATTCCACAAAAGGATGACCAAAACCGGAGCCAAAACCCCCGCCACGGCCAACAAGATAACCGACTTCTTCACCGCCACCATTAAAAACGCCCCCACCACCAAACCCATCACCACCACTATCAAAAACACCCACATTGCCGCCCGCGAAACCCTGAACCCGTACCTGCCGTCCTGGCTCAAGCTAGTGACGGCGGAACCGTAAGCAGGTTTAGTGGTCGGTCCAGCATGCGGCTCGAGCTGGCCAGACCGACCACTTCGGGCACCGGCGGCACTGGTGGCCAATGGCCCAGAGGTAATCAGCCCTGTGGGCTGAATCGGGGTCATGGGCCCggaaaaggaggaggaggaagaggtgTACCTCTTGGGCGGCATGGGGCCCGAGTTACCGGATTTCTGGCCCAATGGGCCTGAGTTCGGGCCGGATCTGAGAGATCCACTGTTGTGCTGCGAGGACGAGGAGTGCCTCGACGAGGGCTTCAGAGGAGGTGGAGCCCCGGAGGGATGGGGATGGGGGTGGTGGTCCCCGGCTGCGGCGGTGAAGTCGATGCCGTACATTTTCCCCAGCTCGCCGGATTTCTTAACGTCGCCCCCCGTGTAGGGGGCGGCGCGGGAAGCCATTGTCGGCTGCCGCTCTTTCAGCTGTTCGGGCCTACCGGATACGTACAACCCATTGCTCAGCTGGTGCGACCCGGTCCGACCActcatcttttctttccttctcttttttttttttttcttttgattatataaATTCAAGCTTCTCTGAACTCTGAACACCTTTGCTAggttctttctttcctttttttttctgctttaatTTATGTGTTTtagtttttggtttatttttttgttttggtttgggAGAGTTTTCAAGCACAGTTGCGAAGAAAAGAGTTTAGTGAGAGTGAGAGTGTGAGTGAGAGTGTGTTTAGGTGAGACTTGAGAGAGCATGGGAGAGGAGGGTGACGTCAGGAGGGAGGGTGttcatgtgaaaagacaaaacagGGGCTGTGATTTGTGATAAGGACATGTTTGTCCACGTCCAGTGTCTGCTCTCCGGTCTTTATTGTCATGTATACAATACAATAGAAAGGTCATCAATATCAAATCAAGAAGTAGGCAATGAGTGTATACGCTACGGTCTGGCAGTGCAAGCAAGGTATGAAACCAGTtgtgttttgttttattttgggttGTTGGCTGTAATTTCTGGGTTTTGGTTGTTTGTGTCGGTGACAATTTGGGTTAAGGAGTAGGGTCAGGGATTTTAAACCTTCAGATTTTGAAGGGATCCATGTGGTGCTTGGGTCCCAAATTGTAGAGTGGggtctttttttttaacccatGGAATCCTGTGGAAAATGAGATATTGTGAAAGGAATCAATGGCTATGATGGAATGGTAGTTCGGAGCTACCGACCATCCCTTTCATCCTAGGCATTTCTCAATTAAACTGAGCTACCCCCCGTCCATGCACAGGATTGTTTACATTTTACTAGTAGGATTTACTTGGCTTTTGAAAGTTGGATTGAAATTTGCAACTTGTTTAATAAGCAGTAGTAGTGATATCTCAATCTTAGCTACTACATCAAGACCTATTTATTTCGCGTGCTTAGAATGCTAAGTACCATTAGTACTTTACCTAGTCCAATGCTTCGATGATGGATGATATGATGGATAGACAGACACCTTGCTTTCTAACAAAACTAGTTTTGTACCGTTCGTTGAACAGGAAtcttcaaaaaataataaattatttagtcaattttataaaaaattcgATATGAAATACAAACTTAatgtatattttattataacttTTCTTAAGTATATTACTATATGCGCATTGTAATATAaagtattcttataatataaatttgaacatctaattctgtaaataataattcaaaaatggaaaaaataacaTTCGACAATACCACaacattcaaaaacttgaaaataaataaaaagtgcagtaaatagtatcaaataatattctactcttcagaaacttgtttttgtttttttttctgtttgaaCATTCTCCTCGATTTGTCCGTACAAATCAGCATTTATTGATTTTCCATTATCACTGCATGATAGTAAAGCAGGATAACTaagtataaaaaattaaatgatttatcGCATTCAAGATTGTGTATAACAATACGTAAATATTATAATTTAAGAAAGTAAAATAGTATATTAAATCTACCTTCTCATGTAAATCTTTTTATGAAAATTCCCTTCCTCTGTGATTTTTGTTGAACCCTCTGATGAATTATTCATATGAAGTGTATTGAAATGTTGTTGATTAGAATCATATGTTATACTAATTGAGATCTGGGAAAAAAATGCTTCAGGTTAGTATTGGTTGTCGGTTCCACAAATCTGATaatgatttatcaaaattaaaggcaaaaatattatgtgatatataatatgtaaaatataagagaaatttaTTACTAATTCAAGATATATTACTAATCCTATGTgttcataaaaaaataaacagaaaataaaaataaaaacaaaattcaagatatgttaTTAAACTTTTATAATTGAAGATCAACAtgccttttaaaaaaaatatttattaaaaGAAGATGTACCTGATAATCAAGATGAGTGGAAATCCAAAATCGATACTTTAATGTGCCAATCGCTTGTACTGAAAATACCTAACCATTAATTTGATACTTGAAATCAATATATTAGAGGTTATATGTAGTGTAGgcataaaaaataagaattgataagaaTATAAAGAGATATTGATAAGAACATTAAACGTAGGTTTATCTTGATTTAAATTGTTTAAAGTACATAACTTcgggtaggaaataagaatcctataatattaagaatttttatagaaaataaAAGTGCGTTCTCAAGACAGATTTTACTTATCTTGAAAGAACACCTCAACCATATCGAGTTCTTTAAGTCCGTGGACTTCTATGGTGTGGGTCCACACACTAAATACTCCCCACCATCTGAGCAGAGATTTATTGTGAATCCTATAACCTAACAATGAGTATAACCTGCATGTTTTGATTAACAACGAACGGGTTTATAGGAATTTACAAGCCCGTGCTCAAATATATATAGTTAATTGGATTcaattaactttttcttttccataaattTCGTGCTATGCACTATGTCTTGATAATGcacttaataataaaatttattaagaatCCTATTTCCAACATTAGATATTGACTTCTGTTATTAATGGTTCCTTTTGAAATTAGTTACTTTTCAACTTCTTGTAGTGATAACAATTCTTATTTACTTCGGTTCCCTATGCAGTACACAAATTATTGGCATGAATTTGGAGATATATCTAATAGAGATATTcatgtctcttttatttatatcgcattactttccagttccttttttgagtagaaaataagaatcatatactattaagaatttttataggaaataagaattgatatataTCTAAATAAAAAAGGAACAATCCACGTAGGAAACTATTTGCCGTCTTGTTAAACCACATAGGAAAGAGAAAACATGAAGGGATAAGAATGAgaatacgactttattatatatatatatatatgattcaGAAGTTGGTCAATTAAGCTGAGTACATACATATCTTTCGAAAGAAAAATGTACTTTCCCTCCGTTTCAATTATTCAGTCATATTCCGGgaattcaattttttaaaaatagtgatTTGATTGTGATGATCGTActtatcttttcaattttaccCCCTACAAATTTAAATCTTAAATTTGAATGATAACATGTATATTATTAGAAAAAAAGGATTATATTAAAAAGAGAGACTAAAAGATACTTTGACTTTTCTAATATGACGAATGTTTTGAAACATcccaaaatataaaaattatgatACTTTCCATGACAATATTTGTACCACGTTTCGAGGAATTTGAAGGGGTTGGTTGGTGTCTCCATCAATAATACTTCTGAAGTAGTGACTAGGATCAATTATAGTTATTCAAATACGACTGATCCAAATACGACTGATCCAATGCGGTGGTAAAACGTCAACCAGGTATGGTACTTGTGTCTTTTGAGGGAGCCTGGCAGATGTTTAACAAATCCAGCACCGATTCCATTTCCATTAAGAGCAATTAATGTTTTTGGAAACTAAACTCTTTTTTTCATGATGTCACTATCAGATCTAGTAATAAACAAGGAAGCGGTGGGTGACCTTTTGCTTTCTTAAGCTTAGACTCGCAAAGGCTCTCATTTGGCGCATGCCGTCGTATATTTATAACGTATAATACACCGGTTCTTTCCGCATTCCAGTGCACTTCATTGCGTCATTTACAACAAAGTACGCAAATTAATCTGCTAACAACACATGTTTTAAAAGTCGAATGTGATCATGTGATTAGTTAAACAATTCTTTGTAGTCATGCATTAAGAGACAGCATCAACTTGTATTTATTCTCAAATCAGATCAGGGTTAGACAGGAAGCTTTGTCCAATCATTTGAGGATTAATGATAATATTTCCCGGCCGTCATCCAAATATTATACTGCTTCTTTGTGCTATAGTTTACTATGTCACATATCCCGGCGTCAAACCatctatattttcttttccaattgtCGAAAAACCGGAGACTCCTCCATACCCTGGATGGCTGGCCATATCAAACCCTCTCCTAAACGTCTGATGACCAACAGTTGTGAGGGCTTGCACCGCTCCGCCGCAATCACAACTTACTGCTCAGTGAGCCCAAGCAGAGGACAGCAATCTCCTCTCGTACATGGTCAAGAATTAGCACGCAGTCAATTCAATAATGCTATCGGTAAGGAGACAAATGCAACAATAATGCTGTCTTCCAGTCTTTCAATACCATTATCTGGATCACTCGTTGCA contains:
- the LOC113710334 gene encoding uncharacterized membrane protein At1g16860-like: MSGRTGSHQLSNGLYVSGRPEQLKERQPTMASRAAPYTGGDVKKSGELGKMYGIDFTAAAGDHHPHPHPSGAPPPLKPSSRHSSSSQHNSGSLRSGPNSGPLGQKSGNSGPMPPKRYTSSSSSFSGPMTPIQPTGLITSGPLATSAAGARSGRSGQLEPHAGPTTKPAYGSAVTSLSQDGRYGFRVSRAAMWVFLIVVVMGLVVGAFLMVAVKKSVILLAVAGVLAPVLVILLWNFAYKKRGLLGYLRRYPDAELRGAVDGQYVKVTGVVTCGSIPLESSFQRVPRCVYTSTVLHEYRGWGGKSANAKHRFFSWGCRHSEKYVADFYISDFQSGLRALVKAGYGAKVTPLVKPTTVVDITKGNKELSPNFLRWLADRSLSSDDRIMRLREGYIKEGSTVSVMGTVSRHENVLMIVPPTEPISTGCQWTRCLLPTYVEGLVLTCDESQTADVIPV